From Coriobacteriaceae bacterium, a single genomic window includes:
- a CDS encoding glutamate-5-semialdehyde dehydrogenase, translated as MSVDIATYVHDLAVAAKAASASLATASDEQRQEAVRAMAVALRNGVDSIVAANELDMSAARDAGTSAGLLDRLLLTPERVEGMATGLEKLAELPDPVGRVLDHRVLASGVDLTRVSVPLGLVAMVYEARPNVTADAAGICIRTGNACILRGGSLAYHSCAMIAELLADALEAKGFPREAVSMIESTDREATGELMKFRGIVDVLIPRGGAGLIRRCVRESLVPVIETGTGNCHIYVHESADFDKALNIIVNAKTQRVGVCNAAESLLVDRAVADTFLPAVVAVLHDHGVLIHGDEATCAACAGAGFVEGDDYVVATEEDWGREYLALEMSVKVVANEDEAIAHINRYGTMHSEAIIAEDVDACERFLDAVDASAVYANASTRFTDGGEFGLGAEIGISTQKLHARGPFAAEALTTYKYKLRGTGQVRP; from the coding sequence ATGTCGGTCGATATAGCCACGTATGTCCACGATCTTGCCGTTGCCGCCAAGGCAGCGTCGGCCTCGCTTGCCACGGCGAGCGACGAGCAGCGCCAGGAGGCCGTGCGCGCCATGGCCGTAGCACTGCGCAACGGTGTCGACTCCATCGTCGCCGCCAACGAGCTCGATATGTCCGCCGCGCGCGATGCGGGGACCTCGGCGGGGCTCCTCGACCGTCTGCTGCTGACGCCCGAGCGCGTTGAGGGCATGGCCACCGGTCTGGAGAAGCTTGCCGAGCTGCCCGATCCCGTGGGCCGCGTGCTCGATCACCGCGTGCTCGCAAGCGGCGTGGACCTCACCCGTGTGAGCGTGCCGTTGGGCCTTGTCGCCATGGTGTACGAGGCGCGCCCCAACGTGACGGCCGACGCCGCGGGCATCTGCATCCGCACCGGCAACGCCTGCATTCTGCGCGGTGGTTCGCTGGCCTATCACTCGTGTGCCATGATCGCCGAGCTGCTGGCCGATGCGCTCGAGGCCAAGGGCTTCCCGCGCGAGGCCGTCTCGATGATCGAGTCTACCGACCGCGAGGCAACCGGCGAGCTCATGAAGTTCCGCGGCATCGTCGATGTGCTCATTCCGCGCGGCGGTGCAGGCCTGATCCGGCGCTGCGTGCGCGAGTCGCTTGTGCCGGTGATCGAGACGGGCACGGGTAACTGCCACATCTACGTGCATGAATCCGCCGACTTCGATAAAGCGCTCAATATTATCGTCAACGCTAAGACGCAGCGCGTGGGCGTGTGCAATGCCGCCGAGTCGTTGCTGGTCGACCGTGCTGTGGCCGATACGTTCTTGCCCGCTGTCGTTGCCGTGCTGCATGACCACGGCGTACTCATTCACGGCGACGAGGCCACGTGCGCCGCATGCGCCGGCGCCGGCTTTGTGGAGGGCGATGACTACGTCGTCGCGACTGAGGAGGACTGGGGCCGCGAGTACCTGGCGCTCGAGATGAGCGTGAAGGTCGTGGCAAACGAGGACGAGGCCATCGCGCACATCAACCGCTATGGCACCATGCATTCCGAGGCCATCATCGCCGAGGACGTGGATGCCTGCGAGCGCTTCCTGGATGCGGTCGATGCCTCGGCCGTGTATGCCAACGCCAGCACGCGCTTCACCGACGGCGGCGAGTTTGGCCTGGGCGCCGAGATTGGCATCTCGACCCAAAAGCTCCACGCCCGCGGACCCTTTGCCGCCGAGGCCCTCACCACCTACAAATACAAGCTCCGCGGCACCGGCCAGGTCCGTCCCTAA
- the argS gene encoding arginine--tRNA ligase gives MPEKIEELVRAALAAAQEAGDLSAFELDDCAIERPADTSHGEWTSTMALKSAKLAHCAPRKIAEAIVAHMPEDPAIEKVEIAGPGFINFYLSVAVKNAIFGEAREKGMDFAKSNVGGGLKTQVEFVSANPVGPMHIGHGRWAALGDSLCRVMDHAGYDIQREFYINDHGSQMNTFGNSISTRYMQLADIIAKQGVDIDEAHKLLIADRDAFVADENDEHPETHPYQDNFAETLGKDSYGGDYIIDEAAEFWRTDGDKWVDADPQERMESFRERGYVKMVDNMRDLCHAVNCDFDRWYSERSLYVKDTEGETAGTSAVDRAFEKLDKMGYLYTKDGALWFRSTDLGDDKDRVLIKSDGEYTYFASDVAYHWDKFQRVDHVIDIWGADHHGYIERVRCVCDALGYPGKFEVLLGQLVNLLRNGKPVRMSKRKGTMVTLQELVDEVGSDAARYTLISKSSNQMVDFDIEAVKKRDNSNPVYYVQYAHARVCSILRRAADVTPEQADEMGMKAVAAKAIGENVDYSLLTDPTELALSRKLNELTDLIASCARDRAPFRLTHFAEELAGDFHSFYAACQVLPSEGRPVDPELSRARLAACDAVRVTLALVLTLVGVSAPEQM, from the coding sequence ATGCCCGAGAAGATTGAAGAGCTGGTACGCGCTGCGCTTGCTGCGGCCCAGGAGGCCGGCGACCTTTCCGCATTTGAACTTGACGATTGCGCTATCGAGCGACCGGCTGACACTTCTCATGGCGAGTGGACCTCTACCATGGCCCTGAAGTCCGCCAAGCTGGCCCACTGCGCCCCGCGCAAGATCGCCGAGGCCATCGTTGCCCATATGCCCGAGGATCCCGCGATCGAGAAGGTTGAGATCGCAGGCCCCGGTTTCATCAACTTCTACCTCTCCGTTGCCGTCAAGAATGCCATCTTTGGCGAGGCTCGCGAGAAGGGCATGGACTTCGCTAAGTCCAACGTCGGTGGTGGCCTGAAGACCCAGGTCGAGTTCGTTTCCGCCAACCCCGTCGGCCCCATGCACATTGGTCACGGCCGCTGGGCCGCTCTGGGCGACTCCCTTTGCCGCGTCATGGACCACGCCGGTTACGACATCCAGCGTGAGTTCTACATCAATGACCATGGCTCTCAGATGAACACCTTCGGCAACTCCATCAGCACGCGCTATATGCAGCTTGCCGACATCATCGCCAAGCAGGGCGTTGATATCGACGAGGCTCACAAGCTGCTGATCGCCGACCGTGACGCCTTTGTTGCCGACGAGAACGACGAGCACCCCGAGACCCATCCGTATCAGGACAACTTTGCCGAGACCTTGGGCAAGGACTCTTACGGCGGCGACTACATCATCGACGAGGCCGCCGAGTTCTGGCGCACCGACGGCGACAAGTGGGTCGACGCCGATCCGCAGGAGCGTATGGAGAGCTTCCGTGAGCGCGGCTACGTGAAGATGGTCGACAACATGCGCGACCTCTGCCACGCCGTCAACTGCGACTTCGATCGTTGGTACTCCGAGCGCTCGCTGTATGTGAAGGACACCGAGGGCGAGACCGCCGGCACCTCCGCCGTCGACCGCGCTTTTGAGAAGCTCGACAAGATGGGCTACCTCTACACCAAGGACGGCGCCCTGTGGTTCCGCTCCACCGATTTGGGCGACGACAAGGACCGCGTCCTGATCAAGTCCGACGGCGAGTACACCTACTTCGCCTCCGACGTCGCCTATCACTGGGATAAGTTCCAGCGCGTCGATCACGTCATCGACATCTGGGGCGCCGACCACCACGGTTACATCGAGCGCGTCCGCTGCGTCTGCGACGCTCTGGGTTACCCCGGCAAGTTCGAGGTTCTACTGGGCCAGCTCGTCAACCTGCTGCGTAACGGCAAGCCCGTCCGTATGTCCAAGCGCAAGGGCACCATGGTGACCCTGCAGGAGCTCGTCGACGAGGTCGGCTCCGATGCCGCTCGCTACACGCTCATCTCCAAGAGCTCCAACCAGATGGTCGACTTCGACATTGAGGCCGTTAAGAAGCGCGACAACTCCAACCCGGTCTATTACGTGCAGTACGCTCACGCTCGCGTCTGCTCCATCCTGCGCCGTGCCGCTGACGTAACGCCTGAGCAGGCCGACGAGATGGGCATGAAGGCCGTTGCCGCCAAGGCCATCGGTGAGAACGTCGATTACTCGCTGCTGACCGACCCGACCGAGCTCGCCCTTTCGCGCAAGCTTAACGAGCTTACCGACCTGATCGCCAGCTGTGCTCGCGATCGCGCTCCGTTCCGTCTGACCCACTTTGCCGAGGAACTCGCCGGCGACTTCCACAGCTTTTACGCTGCCTGCCAGGTGCTGCCGAGCGAGGGTCGTCCCGTCGACCCCGAGCTTTCGCGTGCCCGTCTGGCCGCTTGTGATGCCGTCCGTGTGACGCTCGCCCTGGTGCTCACCCTCGTTGGCGTTTCCGCGCCCGAGCAGATGTAA
- the proB gene encoding glutamate 5-kinase has protein sequence MTTSYKTMVVKIGSSTVVGADGKVNRAFIGGLADQAAALRELGWRLIMVSSGAIACGYPVLGFGRKPVGDLPSLQACASAGQCIISSAYDEEFHARDLLTSLVLLTRHDTARRTSYLHARDALLRLVELGVVPVVNENDTVTVDEIKFGDNDTLAALVSCLVSADLCVTLSDIDGLYTANPHEDPTAEFIPVVHKIDAKIIASAGDSSTSVGTGGMITKIRASRILMTAGIQSVICSGEEPDALVRLARGESVGTLFDPPAERLDIAPRKLWIALGDKAHGSVTVDDGAAKALVSRGSSLLAVGIREVDGQFAEGDVLDVCDPSGMVVARGIAEADSDVLELAAGRRQDQIASNRLLADLAEKPAIHRDNLIVFA, from the coding sequence ATGACGACTTCTTATAAAACGATGGTGGTAAAGATCGGTTCGTCCACGGTGGTGGGCGCCGACGGCAAGGTCAACCGCGCCTTTATCGGCGGGCTTGCCGACCAGGCCGCAGCGCTGCGCGAGCTTGGCTGGCGCCTGATCATGGTGAGCTCGGGCGCCATTGCCTGCGGCTATCCCGTGCTGGGCTTCGGCCGTAAGCCGGTCGGCGACCTGCCGAGCCTGCAGGCCTGCGCCTCGGCCGGTCAGTGCATCATCTCGTCGGCCTACGACGAGGAGTTCCATGCGCGCGACCTGCTCACCTCGCTCGTGCTGCTCACGCGTCACGACACGGCGCGCCGCACGTCCTACCTGCACGCGCGCGACGCCCTGCTTCGCCTGGTGGAGCTCGGCGTGGTGCCGGTCGTCAACGAGAACGATACCGTCACCGTCGATGAGATCAAGTTTGGCGACAACGACACGCTGGCGGCGCTTGTGAGCTGCCTGGTTTCTGCCGATCTGTGCGTGACGCTCTCGGACATCGATGGCCTCTACACCGCCAATCCGCATGAGGATCCGACGGCCGAGTTTATCCCGGTCGTGCATAAGATCGATGCCAAGATTATCGCCTCGGCGGGCGATTCTTCCACATCGGTGGGTACGGGCGGCATGATCACCAAGATTCGCGCGAGCCGCATTCTCATGACGGCGGGCATTCAAAGCGTGATTTGCTCGGGCGAGGAGCCCGATGCGCTCGTGCGTCTGGCCCGCGGCGAGAGCGTGGGTACGCTGTTCGATCCGCCGGCGGAGCGCCTGGACATTGCGCCGCGCAAGTTGTGGATTGCACTGGGCGACAAGGCGCACGGCTCGGTGACGGTCGATGACGGCGCCGCGAAGGCGCTGGTCAGCCGCGGATCGTCGCTGCTCGCGGTGGGTATTCGCGAGGTCGATGGCCAGTTTGCCGAGGGCGATGTGCTCGACGTGTGCGACCCGAGCGGCATGGTTGTCGCCCGCGGTATCGCCGAGGCCGATTCGGACGTGCTGGAGCTTGCCGCCGGCCGCCGCCAGGACCAGATTGCCAGCAACCGCCTGCTCGCAGACCTGGCCGAGAAGCCCGCGATACACAGGGATAATTTAATCGTCTTCGCATAA
- a CDS encoding alpha/beta hydrolase, producing the protein MALITSYHVPGLYVEDHSIDVPLDWRGLEPMLLAVGSIMRRGAIPTPIAGAPESIKLFYRVVCAPDRINDDLPLLLFLQGGPGGESPRPLSPTSDGWIEEAVKHFRVVLPDQRGTGRSSCVDGRTIAALGERAEAAGSDAARSQADFLKRHLASSIVRDFEYLRLVGFGGRPWVTLGQSYGGFLTLSYLSLFPEGVAASFTCGGIPHVPASASEVYAHTFPRMAAKTQQYYNRYPADVERVAALADAIEEQKPVLPDGSPMTVERLQLMGSDFGMKPSFERMHWIIDHAFADGDGTPSCGSSVSDSFLMRAFERTNTRTNPLYWTLQEFIYADGDTMPIQWAAAEEKAHRAEFDTLARPLMFTGEAMFPWMFEQMPELKPFKPAMDLLMEDTSWDKIYDPQRLACNEVPLQAAVYFDDMYVDSGMQLDTLSRVGNSHAWVTNEFEHDGLHGSVVFKHLFDEALNRGDLRQIF; encoded by the coding sequence ATGGCCCTCATCACTTCGTACCACGTCCCCGGCCTGTATGTCGAGGACCACAGCATCGACGTCCCCCTCGACTGGCGCGGCCTGGAGCCGATGCTCCTGGCCGTCGGCAGCATCATGCGCCGCGGCGCTATACCGACACCCATCGCCGGCGCGCCCGAGAGCATCAAGCTCTTCTACCGTGTGGTTTGCGCACCCGACCGCATCAACGACGACCTGCCGCTCCTTCTCTTTTTGCAGGGTGGCCCCGGTGGCGAGAGCCCGCGTCCGCTGTCGCCCACAAGCGATGGCTGGATCGAAGAGGCCGTCAAGCATTTCCGCGTCGTGCTGCCCGACCAGCGCGGTACCGGGCGCAGCAGCTGTGTAGACGGGCGCACGATTGCCGCACTGGGCGAGCGCGCCGAGGCGGCAGGCTCCGATGCGGCCCGCTCGCAGGCGGACTTCCTCAAGCGTCACCTCGCCAGCTCCATCGTGCGCGATTTTGAGTACCTGCGCCTGGTGGGCTTTGGCGGCAGGCCCTGGGTCACGCTCGGGCAGAGCTACGGCGGCTTTTTGACGCTGAGCTACCTGTCGCTCTTCCCCGAGGGCGTGGCGGCAAGCTTTACCTGCGGCGGCATCCCCCACGTACCGGCGAGCGCAAGCGAGGTCTACGCGCACACCTTCCCGCGCATGGCCGCCAAGACGCAGCAGTATTACAACCGCTACCCCGCCGACGTCGAGCGCGTGGCGGCCCTGGCAGATGCCATCGAGGAGCAAAAGCCCGTGCTACCCGACGGCTCGCCGATGACGGTCGAACGCCTACAGCTCATGGGCAGCGACTTTGGCATGAAGCCGAGCTTTGAGCGCATGCATTGGATTATCGATCATGCGTTTGCTGATGGCGACGGTACGCCGAGCTGCGGTTCCTCGGTATCCGACAGCTTTTTGATGCGTGCCTTCGAGCGTACCAACACGCGCACGAATCCGCTGTACTGGACGCTGCAGGAGTTCATCTACGCCGACGGCGACACCATGCCCATTCAGTGGGCAGCGGCAGAAGAGAAAGCTCATCGTGCCGAGTTCGACACGCTAGCGCGCCCGCTCATGTTTACCGGCGAGGCCATGTTCCCGTGGATGTTCGAGCAGATGCCCGAGCTCAAGCCCTTCAAGCCCGCCATGGACCTGCTGATGGAAGACACCAGCTGGGACAAGATCTACGACCCGCAGCGACTGGCGTGCAACGAGGTGCCCCTGCAGGCCGCGGTGTATTTCGACGACATGTACGTCGATTCGGGCATGCAGCTCGACACGCTCAGCCGCGTGGGCAACTCGCATGCCTGGGTGACCAACGAGTTCGAGCACGACGGCTTGCACGGCAGCGTGGTGTTCAAGCACCTCTTCGACGAAGCCCTCAACCGAGGAGACCTGCGCCAGATCTTCTAG
- a CDS encoding HD family phosphohydrolase: MSQTLSAGITRDRAFELLNEHNKDPFHITHGETVEGTMRYFAREFDPENEEFWGIVGLLHDLDWEEHEDDPMNHTIYAAEILEGEGASPELIRAIQTHTSDFNASLPKPELQMEKILFACDELTGLIGAAVIMRPSKSVMDFTTKSLKKKFKDKRFAAGCSRDVISQGAEMLGWELPELFDRTIAAMQSFAPDRDTFQA; the protein is encoded by the coding sequence ATGTCCCAGACGCTTTCCGCCGGAATCACCCGCGACCGCGCGTTCGAACTGCTCAACGAGCACAACAAGGACCCGTTCCACATCACCCACGGTGAGACCGTCGAGGGCACCATGCGCTATTTTGCGCGCGAGTTCGACCCCGAGAACGAGGAGTTCTGGGGCATCGTCGGCCTGCTGCACGACTTGGATTGGGAGGAGCATGAGGACGACCCCATGAACCACACCATCTATGCGGCCGAGATCCTTGAAGGCGAGGGCGCATCGCCCGAGCTCATCCGCGCTATCCAGACGCACACGTCCGATTTCAATGCTTCACTGCCTAAGCCCGAACTGCAGATGGAGAAGATTCTGTTTGCCTGCGACGAGCTCACCGGCTTGATCGGTGCCGCCGTCATCATGCGCCCAAGCAAGAGTGTCATGGACTTTACGACCAAGTCGCTCAAGAAGAAGTTCAAGGACAAACGCTTTGCCGCCGGCTGCTCGCGCGACGTGATTTCGCAGGGCGCCGAGATGCTGGGCTGGGAGCTCCCCGAGCTCTTTGACCGCACCATCGCGGCCATGCAGTCCTTCGCGCCCGACCGCGACACCTTCCAGGCCTAA
- a CDS encoding CarD family transcriptional regulator, which yields MFSIGQHVIHPGQGVCTVVGFRDDTPQPMLLLEAKQGHAQTILMYPVAQADRLHAAISQQDAEHLLSHYDELECDTFTERNSSLEETHFKQQLKLGAPETVRVAKTMMHRIRQAEEADKKPSSYYMRVLKEAKRRSIEEFAVALGVTEEAAEARLAQAALN from the coding sequence ATGTTCTCAATCGGTCAACACGTCATTCATCCGGGTCAGGGAGTCTGCACCGTCGTCGGTTTTAGGGACGACACGCCGCAGCCCATGTTGTTGCTCGAGGCCAAGCAGGGGCATGCGCAGACGATCCTTATGTACCCCGTGGCGCAGGCCGACCGTCTGCATGCCGCCATCTCTCAGCAAGATGCCGAGCATCTGCTGAGCCACTATGACGAGCTGGAGTGCGACACCTTTACCGAGCGCAACAGCTCGCTTGAAGAGACACACTTTAAGCAGCAGCTCAAGCTGGGCGCGCCCGAGACGGTCCGCGTGGCAAAGACCATGATGCACCGCATTCGCCAGGCCGAGGAAGCCGATAAAAAGCCCAGCTCTTACTATATGCGTGTACTCAAGGAAGCCAAGCGCCGCTCCATCGAGGAGTTCGCCGTGGCATTGGGCGTCACCGAGGAGGCCGCCGAAGCCCGCCTAGCCCAAGCCGCCCTTAACTAA
- the rho gene encoding transcription termination factor Rho: protein MPVAAEKAVPATGEEAAPAKPKRTRRTAKPAADGEEATKPKRRTTRTTRAKLTVAADSSAPISDEVAQARALAQISEAQVVRARRRAAEREAAALTELAAPSVPETPAAIETPVADQPTEKPVPRTRRRTAAKAEQVAEQVTPELTEASVRSAAGEGTSPVEPAAPVEASEVPVVDPALRPHRRGRKPKAFVEAEKAAAAAAAARDAAATAKSSTAADAPVQDATTSKAVSADAEPADVRPGRSRRTAAKRTSKAKAAKKGASEDSAETTADASTDAVEPQDVERPASEKPKRGRKKSVKAKAAEQQVDVEAQVDSGAEANDAAAANVDTAATDGAAPAEGEDGARPNRRQHKRNEERNERKDERNNDRRNRQRDRKQRNKERNAAPTEPTLSREELAAMKVAELREKAKEFEIETTGKKKAELVEEIYVTAAKAEGFRDIKGILQIRPDSSGIIHAHGYMKSNDDAFVPAYLIRSARLRTGDVIEGSLRPSRGGDKRAGLAKITTVNGLDPEQIRNRPKFGDLTPVYPNEPLRMEHGKDSITGRAIDIVSPIGKGQRGLIVSPPKAGKTTILKKICQSISINNPEVHLICLLVDERPEEVTDMQRSIKGEVVASTFDMPADNHTRVAELVIERAKRIVELGGDVVVVLDSITRLARAYNLAAPASGRILSGGVDSAALYPPKRFLGAARNIENGGSLTILASALIDTGSKMDEVIFEEFKGTGNMELKLDRDLADRRIFPAIDPVASGTRNEDLLVDEQMRPFVFGLRRILAGMNNTERAAASFIKGLKGTNTNQEFLVRSAKKHSDYEQTF from the coding sequence ATGCCTGTAGCGGCTGAGAAGGCCGTGCCTGCAACTGGTGAGGAGGCTGCTCCGGCAAAGCCCAAGCGCACGCGCCGCACGGCCAAGCCTGCCGCTGACGGCGAGGAGGCCACCAAGCCAAAGCGCCGTACCACGCGCACGACGCGCGCCAAGCTCACCGTTGCAGCTGACTCCTCGGCGCCGATTTCCGATGAGGTCGCGCAGGCACGTGCGTTGGCGCAGATTAGCGAGGCTCAGGTGGTGCGCGCCCGCCGTCGTGCCGCCGAGCGCGAGGCCGCGGCTCTGACCGAGCTTGCAGCTCCGTCTGTGCCCGAGACGCCTGCCGCCATCGAGACTCCTGTCGCCGACCAGCCGACCGAGAAGCCGGTACCGCGCACACGCCGTCGCACGGCTGCTAAGGCCGAGCAGGTTGCTGAACAGGTAACCCCCGAGCTCACTGAGGCTTCGGTCCGTTCCGCGGCAGGGGAGGGCACATCGCCTGTTGAGCCCGCTGCGCCTGTCGAGGCCAGCGAAGTTCCCGTTGTCGATCCGGCTTTGCGCCCGCACCGTCGCGGTCGCAAGCCCAAGGCCTTTGTCGAGGCCGAGAAGGCCGCAGCCGCAGCCGCCGCCGCTCGGGATGCTGCGGCGACCGCCAAGTCCTCAACTGCTGCCGATGCACCCGTCCAGGATGCTACGACTTCCAAGGCCGTTTCTGCCGATGCCGAGCCCGCCGACGTCCGTCCCGGTCGCAGCCGTCGCACTGCTGCTAAGCGCACGTCCAAGGCTAAGGCTGCCAAGAAGGGTGCGTCCGAGGATTCCGCCGAGACGACCGCCGATGCATCGACTGATGCCGTCGAGCCCCAGGACGTCGAACGGCCTGCATCCGAGAAGCCCAAGCGCGGTCGCAAGAAGTCCGTTAAGGCCAAGGCCGCCGAGCAGCAGGTTGATGTCGAAGCGCAGGTTGATTCTGGCGCCGAGGCCAATGACGCCGCTGCGGCCAATGTTGACACCGCCGCAACCGATGGTGCCGCCCCCGCCGAGGGCGAAGACGGCGCTCGCCCCAACCGTCGCCAGCACAAGCGCAACGAGGAGCGCAACGAGCGCAAGGACGAGCGCAACAACGACCGTCGCAACCGCCAGCGCGATCGCAAGCAACGCAACAAGGAGCGTAATGCCGCTCCCACCGAGCCCACGCTTTCGCGCGAGGAGCTCGCTGCCATGAAGGTCGCCGAACTTCGCGAGAAGGCCAAGGAGTTCGAGATCGAGACGACCGGCAAGAAGAAAGCCGAGCTCGTCGAGGAGATCTACGTCACCGCCGCGAAGGCCGAGGGCTTCCGCGACATCAAGGGCATTCTGCAGATTCGCCCGGACAGCTCCGGCATCATCCACGCCCATGGCTACATGAAGTCCAACGACGACGCCTTCGTGCCCGCCTACCTCATCCGCTCCGCGCGCCTGCGCACGGGCGACGTCATCGAGGGCTCGCTGCGTCCTTCGCGCGGCGGCGACAAGCGCGCCGGCCTCGCCAAAATCACGACCGTCAACGGTCTGGACCCCGAGCAGATTCGCAACCGTCCCAAGTTCGGCGACCTCACCCCGGTCTATCCCAACGAGCCGCTGCGCATGGAGCACGGCAAGGACTCTATTACCGGTCGCGCCATCGACATCGTGTCACCGATCGGCAAGGGCCAGCGCGGCCTGATCGTGTCCCCGCCCAAGGCCGGCAAGACCACGATCCTCAAGAAGATCTGCCAGTCTATCTCGATTAACAACCCCGAGGTGCACCTCATCTGCCTGCTCGTCGACGAGCGCCCCGAAGAGGTCACCGATATGCAGCGTTCCATCAAGGGTGAGGTTGTGGCGTCGACCTTCGATATGCCTGCCGACAACCACACCCGCGTGGCAGAGCTCGTCATCGAGCGCGCCAAGCGCATCGTAGAGCTGGGTGGCGACGTCGTGGTGGTGCTCGACTCCATCACGCGCCTCGCCCGCGCCTACAACTTGGCGGCGCCCGCCTCGGGCCGCATCCTTTCGGGCGGCGTCGATTCGGCGGCCCTATATCCGCCCAAGCGCTTCCTGGGCGCAGCCCGCAATATCGAGAACGGTGGCTCGCTCACCATCCTGGCCTCTGCCCTCATCGACACCGGTTCCAAGATGGACGAGGTCATCTTTGAGGAGTTCAAGGGCACCGGCAACATGGAGCTTAAGCTCGACCGCGACCTGGCCGACCGCCGCATCTTCCCGGCTATCGACCCCGTTGCCTCCGGTACGCGTAACGAGGATCTGTTGGTCGACGAGCAGATGCGTCCGTTTGTCTTTGGTCTGCGTCGCATTCTTGCCGGCATGAACAACACCGAGCGCGCGGCCGCATCGTTTATTAAGGGTCTTAAGGGCACCAACACCAACCAGGAGTTCCTGGTGCGTTCGGCCAAAAAACACAGCGACTACGAGCAGACGTTCTAG
- a CDS encoding transposase: MPRKPRSKSPTGFFHVTLRGNGGQLLFDGDEDRIALLQILDAILPKHNIELIAWCLMGNHIHLLVDDPDDRKSDAMHAIAVSYAGRYNARAGHIGHVFQERFWDSPIKSEEYLLEAIRYIHLNPQKAGLATYDDYPWSSHREYLMGARSRPHVTGDVVDALFPTPRSYLKFMKSVPTLPYRPSATAKVREEDLSEFGAAVVQNVAGCAPTELKSISKALRNEAILALRKEGLTIKQVQLLTGLGTWIIKNAA; the protein is encoded by the coding sequence ATGCCGAGAAAACCTCGTTCAAAGTCACCGACTGGTTTTTTCCACGTCACATTGCGCGGGAACGGAGGGCAATTGCTGTTTGACGGTGACGAGGACCGAATCGCCTTGCTTCAAATCCTCGATGCGATCCTCCCCAAACACAATATTGAGCTTATCGCTTGGTGCCTTATGGGAAATCACATTCATCTGCTCGTCGACGATCCGGACGACCGCAAGAGCGACGCGATGCACGCGATAGCCGTATCGTATGCGGGCAGGTACAATGCACGCGCGGGTCATATCGGCCACGTATTTCAGGAGCGCTTCTGGGATTCGCCGATTAAATCGGAGGAGTATCTGCTCGAAGCAATTCGATATATTCATTTGAATCCTCAAAAAGCAGGACTGGCGACATATGACGACTATCCATGGAGCAGCCATCGTGAGTACCTAATGGGAGCAAGGTCTCGGCCGCATGTCACCGGGGACGTTGTCGACGCACTTTTTCCGACGCCGCGCTCATATCTCAAGTTCATGAAAAGTGTACCCACGCTGCCCTATCGTCCGAGCGCAACGGCAAAAGTGCGAGAGGAAGATCTAAGTGAATTTGGTGCGGCAGTCGTGCAAAACGTCGCGGGATGTGCGCCCACAGAACTCAAATCCATCTCCAAGGCACTTCGCAACGAAGCGATACTGGCCCTTCGAAAAGAAGGGCTGACGATCAAACAGGTTCAGTTATTAACCGGGTTGGGAACGTGGATTATAAAGAATGCCGCATAG